The following proteins come from a genomic window of Magnetococcales bacterium:
- a CDS encoding thioredoxin domain-containing protein — translation MNLLGDATSPYLRQHAHHPVHWRPWNDASLQLARSSNRPIFLSIGYSSCHWCHVMAHESFEDPMIAALLNRDFVAIKVDREERPDLDTIYQQAHYLITRQPGGWPLSMFLTPTLEPFFSGTYFPPTPRHGLPSFTQVLVGVSRFYQQQPQQAASQGQDLMTFLRQHQKTTRVKGGVTDPGVYVERLLESFDETHGGFGGAPKFPHTTDQRLLLRLAFRDGETEYAEAVALTLDAMCRGGIHDQIGGGFARYSTDEFWHVPHFEKMLYDNALMLRLLVEADTLLGGDAQRSRARRGIVAWTLETMRLEDGGFAGSLDADSEGIEGWYYLWNPEELRGLFTADECELACAFWGIEAEGVVEGKSLPRIQLKEDQVRERFGPQAVETLERLRLKLLEARQRRKPPGRDDKLLTGWNALMLTALLGHAALERDAELMATVVEQIHQLRRLMRRDKQWLAVSGRGQAHTHAFLDDYAALIELYLEAALRAPDPSWLSFAEEAAHEMLERFEDRQNGGFFLSCNAHDSPLRAKVHFDASTPSGNGLAATVLLRLTAATGKPLYRQAAQRALETFHPFLAQSQGGHGQLLLANDIANRGVAEVTLNTSQALAFLTPLGGCYLPDAVVRPPSPSTPPGANLCLGSTCLPPCATPEEWQNRLAATRPQLTDASPWPGRFSQ, via the coding sequence ATGAACCTGCTCGGTGACGCCACCAGTCCCTATCTTCGCCAGCACGCCCACCATCCGGTGCATTGGCGGCCATGGAACGATGCCTCGCTGCAACTGGCCCGGAGCAGCAACCGGCCCATTTTCCTCTCCATCGGCTACAGCTCCTGCCACTGGTGCCATGTCATGGCCCACGAATCCTTCGAGGATCCCATGATCGCCGCCCTGCTCAACCGGGATTTCGTGGCCATCAAGGTGGATCGGGAGGAGCGGCCCGATCTGGACACCATCTATCAGCAGGCCCACTATCTGATCACCCGGCAACCGGGCGGGTGGCCGCTATCGATGTTTTTGACCCCCACCCTGGAGCCCTTCTTTTCGGGCACCTATTTCCCGCCCACGCCGCGACACGGCCTGCCCTCCTTCACCCAGGTGCTGGTGGGGGTGAGCCGCTTCTATCAGCAGCAGCCCCAGCAGGCGGCCAGCCAGGGGCAGGATCTGATGACCTTCCTGCGCCAGCACCAGAAGACCACCCGGGTCAAAGGGGGCGTCACCGATCCGGGCGTCTACGTGGAACGCCTTCTGGAGAGTTTCGACGAGACCCACGGCGGTTTCGGCGGTGCGCCGAAGTTTCCGCACACCACCGATCAGCGTCTGCTGCTGCGTCTGGCGTTCCGGGACGGCGAGACGGAATATGCCGAGGCGGTGGCGCTGACCCTGGACGCCATGTGTCGCGGCGGCATTCACGACCAGATCGGCGGTGGTTTCGCGCGTTACAGCACCGACGAGTTCTGGCATGTGCCCCACTTCGAGAAGATGCTCTACGACAACGCGCTGATGCTGCGGCTTCTGGTGGAAGCCGACACCCTGCTGGGGGGGGACGCGCAGCGGAGCCGGGCCCGGCGCGGCATCGTCGCCTGGACCCTGGAGACCATGCGCCTGGAAGACGGCGGTTTCGCCGGTTCCCTGGACGCCGACTCGGAGGGGATCGAAGGCTGGTACTATCTGTGGAACCCGGAGGAGTTGCGGGGTCTTTTCACCGCCGACGAGTGTGAACTGGCCTGCGCCTTCTGGGGCATCGAAGCGGAAGGCGTGGTGGAGGGCAAGTCGCTGCCCCGGATTCAGCTGAAGGAGGATCAGGTAAGGGAGCGATTCGGTCCGCAGGCCGTGGAGACGCTGGAGAGGCTGCGCCTGAAACTTCTGGAGGCGCGGCAACGGCGCAAGCCCCCTGGGCGGGACGACAAGCTGCTCACCGGCTGGAACGCCCTGATGCTGACGGCGCTGCTGGGCCATGCCGCCCTGGAGCGGGATGCGGAGCTGATGGCCACGGTGGTGGAGCAGATTCACCAGTTGCGGCGTCTGATGCGCCGGGATAAGCAGTGGCTGGCGGTTTCCGGGCGGGGTCAGGCCCACACCCACGCCTTTCTGGACGACTATGCCGCGCTGATCGAGCTGTATCTCGAAGCGGCGCTGCGGGCTCCCGACCCCTCCTGGCTCTCTTTTGCGGAAGAGGCGGCCCATGAGATGCTGGAGCGTTTCGAAGACCGGCAGAACGGGGGCTTTTTCCTCTCCTGCAACGCCCACGACAGCCCGTTGCGCGCCAAGGTCCACTTCGACGCCTCCACCCCTTCGGGCAACGGTCTGGCGGCCACGGTTCTGCTGCGTCTGACCGCCGCCACGGGCAAACCGCTTTACCGCCAGGCGGCGCAACGCGCCCTGGAGACCTTCCACCCCTTCCTGGCCCAAAGCCAGGGCGGCCACGGGCAACTCCTGCTGGCCAACGACATCGCCAATCGCGGCGTGGCCGAAGTCACGCTCAACACCTCCCAAGCCCTTGCCTTTTTGACCCCTCTCGGGGGATGCTATCTGCCGGATGCTGTGGTGCGTCCGCCGTCGCCCTCCACCCCGCCGGGAGCGAACCTCTGTCTGGGCAGCACCTGTCTGCCCCCGTGCGCGACTCCCGAAGAGTGGCAAAACCGGCTCGCCGCCACCCGTCCCCAACTGACAGATGCTTCGCCTTGGCCAGGGAGATTCAGTCAATGA
- the hemH gene encoding ferrochelatase, whose translation MTTSSGVLLVNLGTPDAPTVAAVRRYLAEFLSDPRVVDLPRWQWLPILQAIVLRTRPPKVAPLYAKIWQREGSPLLVYAKRQQAALQEALGETVRVELAMRYGNPSLPETLDALGDLRRLLVLPLFPHYAAATNASIVDALCRYYAGKRLIPSLRVVNGFAIDSGYIEALQAPLRQRPLEPDEHLIFSCHGLPLRHIREGDPYEEDCRATVRAVAAGLKLSEERWRLCFQSRFGREPWLTPATDETLKMLPAQGIKRVVLSCPGFVCDCLETLEEIGERGRETFLHAGGESFRLLPCPNDDPVWLSALVDLVRRELRGWTERL comes from the coding sequence TTGACCACCTCTTCAGGCGTTCTTCTGGTGAATCTCGGCACTCCCGACGCACCCACCGTGGCGGCGGTGCGGCGCTATCTGGCGGAATTCCTCTCCGATCCCAGGGTGGTGGACCTGCCGCGATGGCAATGGCTGCCCATTTTGCAGGCCATCGTGCTGCGCACCCGGCCACCCAAGGTGGCTCCCCTCTACGCCAAAATCTGGCAGAGGGAGGGTTCCCCGCTGCTGGTTTACGCCAAACGGCAGCAGGCCGCCCTGCAAGAGGCCCTGGGGGAGACGGTCCGCGTGGAATTGGCCATGCGCTACGGCAATCCTTCCCTGCCCGAGACCCTCGACGCCCTGGGAGACTTGCGCCGTCTGCTGGTGCTGCCCCTCTTCCCCCACTACGCCGCCGCCACCAACGCCTCCATCGTCGATGCCCTTTGCCGTTACTATGCCGGCAAACGTCTCATCCCCTCCCTGCGGGTGGTCAACGGCTTCGCCATCGATTCCGGTTACATCGAGGCGTTGCAGGCCCCGTTGCGACAACGCCCCCTGGAGCCGGACGAGCATCTGATCTTTTCCTGCCATGGCCTGCCGCTGCGCCATATTCGGGAGGGAGACCCTTATGAGGAGGATTGCCGCGCCACGGTGCGGGCGGTGGCTGCGGGACTGAAGCTCTCCGAGGAACGCTGGCGGCTCTGTTTTCAATCGCGATTCGGTCGCGAACCCTGGTTGACCCCGGCGACGGACGAAACCCTGAAGATGTTGCCCGCACAGGGGATCAAACGGGTGGTATTGAGTTGTCCGGGTTTTGTGTGCGACTGCCTGGAGACGCTGGAGGAGATCGGGGAGCGGGGGCGGGAGACCTTTCTGCACGCCGGGGGCGAGTCGTTTCGCCTGCTGCCCTGCCCGAATGATGATCCGGTGTGGCTGAGTGCGCTGGTTGATCTGGTGCGGCGGGAACTGCGCGGCTGGACAGAGCGCCTTTGA
- a CDS encoding argininosuccinate lyase, producing MSLRLSILAAGLALGISGSAWAGAHQDFSLSNKTGYVLDKVFVSPTNEEDWGDDVLGRDTLDDGDTVDIHFDRDATPCKWDLKVSYMDYNESVYWRGIDLCSVSKITIYWDKNTDKTRAVTE from the coding sequence ATGTCACTGCGACTTTCCATCCTGGCTGCGGGGTTGGCATTGGGCATCTCGGGTTCCGCTTGGGCGGGGGCTCATCAGGATTTCAGCCTGAGCAACAAGACGGGATACGTTCTCGACAAGGTCTTCGTCTCCCCCACCAATGAGGAAGATTGGGGCGACGATGTCCTCGGGCGCGATACCCTGGATGACGGCGACACGGTGGATATCCATTTCGACCGCGACGCCACTCCCTGCAAGTGGGATCTCAAGGTCAGCTACATGGACTACAACGAATCGGTCTACTGGCGCGGAATCGATCTGTGTTCCGTCTCCAAGATCACCATCTATTGGGACAAGAATACCGACAAGACCCGGGCCGTCACCGAGTAA
- a CDS encoding Re/Si-specific NAD(P)(+) transhydrogenase subunit alpha, whose amino-acid sequence MIIGIPKEVYPGERRVAATPESITQLKKLGFSVIVESGAGAEARFSDDVYLGSGAEVLGDAAAIWQQADIILKVRAPMEHPVLGKHEAELLREGQTLISFIWPAQNGDLLKRLAERKGNVLAMDSVPRISRAQKLDALSSMANIAGYRAVVEAAGQFGRFFTGQITAAGKVPPAKVMVIGAGVAGLAAIGAARSMGAIVRAFDTRPEVKDQVKSMGAEFLELDYEEDGTGEGGYAKEMSPAFIAAEMALFAAQAKEVDIIITTALIPGKKAPVLITEEMVKTMREGSVIVDLAAENGGNCPIVEPGQVVRKHGVTLIGYTDLPSRLPTQASQLYATNLRHLLTDLCKKKDGQIELDLNDDVVRGTTVIHQGDIIWPAPRPKVAAQAPAKPAAAKAHAGPTPEEIAEAKAAANRSTAMVMGLCAVALFAVGATAPVAFLSHFIVFVLAIFVGYMVVWNVTPALHTPLMSVTNAISGIIVIGAMLLVSSSSTVVSVLSAIGVLIATINVAGGFLVTQRMLRMFHR is encoded by the coding sequence ATGATCATTGGAATTCCGAAAGAGGTCTATCCAGGAGAACGGAGGGTTGCCGCCACGCCCGAATCGATCACCCAGCTCAAGAAATTGGGTTTTTCGGTGATCGTCGAAAGTGGCGCGGGGGCCGAGGCGCGTTTCTCGGATGATGTCTACCTGGGCAGTGGTGCCGAGGTTCTGGGCGATGCTGCGGCCATTTGGCAGCAGGCCGACATCATTCTGAAGGTGCGGGCTCCCATGGAGCATCCGGTTCTGGGCAAACACGAAGCCGAGCTGTTGCGGGAGGGGCAGACGCTGATCTCCTTCATTTGGCCGGCGCAGAACGGGGATCTGCTGAAGCGGTTGGCGGAGCGCAAGGGCAATGTTCTGGCCATGGATTCGGTGCCGCGCATTTCCCGGGCGCAGAAGCTGGATGCGTTGAGTTCCATGGCCAACATCGCCGGCTATCGGGCGGTGGTGGAAGCGGCGGGTCAGTTCGGGCGTTTCTTTACCGGTCAGATCACTGCTGCGGGCAAGGTTCCGCCGGCCAAGGTGATGGTGATCGGAGCGGGTGTGGCCGGTTTGGCGGCGATTGGTGCGGCCCGGAGCATGGGGGCCATCGTGCGGGCTTTCGACACTCGTCCCGAGGTGAAGGATCAGGTCAAGAGCATGGGGGCCGAGTTCCTCGAACTGGATTACGAGGAAGACGGCACCGGCGAGGGTGGTTATGCCAAGGAGATGAGTCCTGCCTTCATCGCGGCGGAGATGGCGCTGTTCGCGGCCCAGGCCAAAGAGGTGGACATCATCATCACCACGGCGTTGATTCCCGGCAAGAAGGCGCCGGTTCTGATCACCGAGGAGATGGTCAAGACCATGCGGGAAGGCAGCGTGATCGTGGATCTCGCCGCCGAGAACGGGGGCAACTGTCCCATCGTGGAGCCGGGTCAGGTAGTGCGCAAGCACGGGGTGACGCTGATCGGCTATACGGATCTTCCGAGCCGTCTGCCGACTCAGGCCAGTCAGCTTTACGCCACCAATCTGCGCCATTTGCTGACGGATTTGTGCAAGAAGAAGGACGGGCAGATCGAGTTGGATTTGAATGACGACGTGGTTCGTGGCACCACGGTGATTCATCAGGGGGACATCATCTGGCCCGCGCCGCGACCCAAGGTGGCGGCTCAGGCTCCGGCCAAGCCGGCGGCGGCCAAGGCGCATGCCGGGCCGACTCCCGAGGAGATTGCCGAGGCCAAGGCGGCGGCCAATCGTTCCACGGCCATGGTCATGGGATTGTGTGCGGTGGCTTTGTTTGCCGTGGGGGCCACGGCTCCGGTTGCTTTCCTGTCGCATTTCATCGTCTTCGTATTGGCCATCTTTGTGGGTTACATGGTGGTGTGGAACGTCACACCGGCCTTGCACACCCCGTTGATGAGCGTGACCAACGCCATCAGCGGCATCATCGTCATTGGAGCCATGTTGCTGGTTTCCTCTTCTTCGACGGTGGTTAGTGTCTTGTCTGCGATCGGTGTACTGATCGCCACCATCAACGTTGCCGGCGGCTTCCTGGTCACCCAGCGGATGCTGCGCATGTTCCACCGCTAA